A single genomic interval of Brevibacillus brevis harbors:
- a CDS encoding fumarate hydratase, with protein sequence MENLKQSILELITDTSTNLPPDVRRAVNAAKVKEDLGTRAALSLSTIAQNVVMAEENVSPICQDTGMPTFEVKTPVGVNQLIIKQAIKEMIAEATKTGKLRSNSVDSLTGANTGDNLGPGTPVIHFEQWEEDEIEIKLILKGGGCENKNIQYSLPCELEGLGKVGRNLDGIRKCILHAVYQAQGQGCSAGFIGVGIGGDRTSGYALAKHQLFRKVDDVNPIADLAALEDYIMETANQLGIGTMGFGGNSTLLGCKIGVENRLPASFFVSVAYNCWAFRRQGVRLNPETGEILRYLYKDEEVAMDLSPVAATDDAGEKRREVVLEAPISEEQIRSLRVGDVVIINGEMHTGRDALHSYLMDHDCPVDLNGGIIYHCGPVMLKDEAGDWHVKAAGPTTSIREEPYQGEIIKKFGIRAVIGKGGMGAKTLKALNEHGAVYLNAIGGAAQYYAECLEKVEGVDFMEFGIPEAMWHLRVKGFAAIVTMDSHGNSLHADVEKSSAEKLAQFAAPVFK encoded by the coding sequence ATGGAAAACTTGAAGCAAAGCATTCTGGAACTCATCACGGATACTTCTACGAATCTACCACCAGACGTGCGTCGTGCCGTCAATGCAGCTAAAGTGAAAGAGGATCTTGGCACACGTGCAGCGCTGTCGTTGTCTACGATTGCGCAAAACGTTGTCATGGCAGAAGAAAATGTTTCTCCGATCTGTCAAGATACGGGGATGCCTACATTCGAAGTGAAAACTCCGGTTGGAGTCAACCAGCTGATCATTAAACAAGCAATCAAAGAAATGATTGCAGAAGCAACCAAAACAGGTAAGCTGCGTTCCAACTCCGTAGACTCCTTGACGGGTGCAAACACAGGAGACAACCTCGGACCAGGTACTCCTGTCATTCACTTCGAGCAATGGGAAGAGGATGAAATCGAGATCAAGCTAATTCTCAAAGGCGGCGGCTGTGAGAACAAGAACATCCAATACTCCCTGCCCTGTGAGCTCGAAGGCCTGGGCAAAGTGGGCCGCAACCTGGATGGCATTCGCAAGTGCATTTTGCACGCCGTCTACCAAGCACAAGGACAAGGCTGTAGTGCCGGCTTCATCGGCGTAGGAATCGGTGGCGATCGCACCTCCGGTTATGCACTGGCGAAGCATCAATTGTTCCGCAAAGTAGACGATGTCAATCCAATTGCTGATTTGGCTGCATTGGAAGACTACATCATGGAAACAGCAAACCAACTCGGAATCGGAACCATGGGCTTTGGTGGTAACTCGACTCTTTTGGGCTGTAAAATCGGCGTGGAAAATCGCCTGCCAGCAAGCTTTTTCGTATCCGTTGCGTACAACTGCTGGGCATTCCGCCGTCAAGGTGTTCGCCTGAATCCGGAGACTGGCGAAATCCTCCGTTACCTCTATAAAGACGAAGAAGTAGCGATGGACTTGTCCCCGGTAGCAGCTACGGACGATGCGGGCGAAAAGCGCAGAGAGGTTGTTCTCGAAGCGCCAATCTCTGAAGAACAAATCCGCAGCCTGCGAGTGGGCGATGTGGTTATTATCAACGGTGAAATGCACACAGGACGCGACGCCCTGCACAGCTACCTGATGGATCATGACTGTCCAGTGGACCTGAACGGTGGCATCATCTACCATTGCGGTCCAGTCATGCTGAAGGACGAAGCAGGCGACTGGCATGTAAAAGCGGCTGGTCCGACTACCTCCATTCGCGAGGAGCCGTACCAAGGCGAAATCATCAAGAAATTCGGAATCCGTGCCGTTATCGGAAAAGGCGGAATGGGTGCGAAAACCCTGAAAGCATTGAACGAGCATGGCGCTGTTTACTTAAATGCAATTGGTGGAGCGGCCCAGTATTATGCAGAATGCTTGGAAAAAGTAGAAGGTGTCGACTTCATGGAATTCGGTATTCCAGAAGCGATGTGGCACCTGCGCGTAAAAGGCTTCGCAGCAATCGTCACCATGGATTCTCATGGCAACAGCTTGCATGCGGATGTGGAAAAGTCATCTGCAGAGAAATTGGCTCAGTTTGCAGCACCTGTATTTAAATAA
- a CDS encoding amino acid permease — protein sequence MQQEKEQQLLEDKKDLNKFGYAQELLRDMGGFSNFAISFSIISILTGAVSLYGHGLLYGGSGMMGFGWTLVALFVILIAASMSELASAIPTAGALYHWAAILGSKRWGWYTAWINLIGQIGIVAGIDYSFSLFADPLLASAFGYTSTETTTLILFGITLLLHGTFNHIGIRLVARLNDFSAWYHIGVVVILVGSLVFFSRHDLQPLDYLFQVGQTFSDKPYAIAFLIGLLQAQWTFTGYDASAHTIEETINPRVRAAWGIYTSVAFSFIFGFIMLAFVTLSIKNAAAASEAENAFIYVISEALGGTFGSVVLWLVTFAMWFCGLASITSFSRMLYAFSRDKGMPWSHQWAEISTKYRTPAKAIWLVIILSFALALFDYIVKSINPNTSYTTLAFLTAVSVVGLYVAYGIPLYLKLRAESRGLFQRKHYGPWHLGNWSKPINVLSLIWIIFISIMMVIPPNQTAGYALIAMFLVLLIMDLAYYRKHFKGPQAALGNSEEDIKRQEAKFRDS from the coding sequence ATGCAGCAGGAAAAAGAACAGCAATTACTCGAGGACAAGAAAGACCTGAACAAGTTTGGTTATGCGCAAGAATTACTGAGGGATATGGGTGGCTTTTCGAACTTTGCGATCTCATTTTCGATTATCTCTATTTTGACAGGGGCAGTCTCTTTATACGGGCACGGTTTACTGTATGGCGGTTCTGGCATGATGGGCTTCGGATGGACGCTGGTAGCGTTATTCGTCATCCTGATTGCAGCATCGATGTCTGAACTCGCATCGGCGATCCCTACAGCCGGAGCGTTGTATCACTGGGCAGCAATTTTAGGTAGCAAACGGTGGGGCTGGTACACAGCCTGGATCAATCTCATCGGCCAAATCGGGATTGTCGCAGGCATCGACTATTCGTTCTCTTTGTTTGCAGACCCGCTGCTCGCGAGTGCGTTTGGTTATACCTCAACAGAAACGACCACGTTAATCCTGTTCGGGATCACACTCCTTTTGCACGGTACGTTTAACCACATTGGAATTCGACTCGTTGCCCGGTTAAATGACTTTTCCGCATGGTACCATATTGGCGTCGTCGTCATACTCGTCGGAAGCCTCGTCTTTTTCTCCCGTCATGATTTGCAACCGCTTGATTACCTCTTTCAGGTCGGTCAAACCTTTTCAGACAAACCGTACGCGATTGCTTTTTTAATTGGATTGTTACAAGCGCAGTGGACGTTTACTGGCTATGATGCATCGGCACATACAATTGAAGAAACGATTAACCCGCGGGTTCGTGCTGCTTGGGGAATTTATACGTCTGTGGCCTTTTCCTTTATTTTTGGATTTATCATGCTTGCTTTTGTCACCTTATCCATCAAAAATGCAGCCGCTGCGAGTGAAGCGGAAAATGCATTTATTTATGTGATTAGCGAAGCATTAGGCGGTACATTTGGTTCAGTTGTGCTGTGGCTCGTCACCTTTGCAATGTGGTTCTGTGGCTTGGCGTCGATTACTTCCTTTTCGCGAATGTTGTATGCGTTTTCACGAGACAAAGGAATGCCGTGGAGCCACCAGTGGGCAGAAATATCGACCAAGTACAGAACGCCGGCAAAAGCAATTTGGCTGGTTATCATTCTTTCCTTTGCGCTTGCCCTGTTCGATTACATCGTGAAAAGCATCAATCCGAACACGTCGTATACGACCTTGGCATTTTTAACGGCGGTAAGTGTCGTTGGGCTTTATGTCGCCTACGGGATTCCGTTGTACCTCAAGCTCCGGGCGGAATCACGAGGACTTTTTCAGCGGAAGCATTACGGTCCCTGGCATCTGGGGAATTGGAGTAAACCCATTAATGTGTTGAGCTTGATTTGGATTATTTTCATCTCGATTATGATGGTGATTCCACCCAATCAGACAGCGGGGTATGCCTTGATAGCCATGTTTTTGGTGCTGCTGATCATGGATTTGGCTTATTACCGGAAGCATTTCAAGGGCCCGCAAGCTGCGCTGGGCAATTCGGAGGAAGACATTAAACGTCAGGAAGCGAAATTTCGCGACTCTTAA
- a CDS encoding ABC transporter ATP-binding protein: MIIDVRKVTWQRDETTILRDIAWQVKDKEHWCLVGLNGSGKTSLLNIICGYVWPTKGEVSVLGNLYGTVDLREVRKSIGWVSTALMAQLHEHETALRVVLSGREATIGLYSVPEEADIERASDLLDTFGCRALKNRRFAALSQGERQKILIARALMASPRLLILDEPCTGLDLLSREQLLAMIEQIAKQPNGPTLIYVTHHIEEILPCFTHTLLLKAGEVDQAGKTDEVLTAERLTSFFGVPVHIQRSQGRSWVSLGEEATV; encoded by the coding sequence ATGATCATTGATGTGAGAAAAGTTACCTGGCAAAGAGATGAAACAACCATTCTGCGAGACATTGCCTGGCAAGTGAAAGACAAGGAGCATTGGTGTTTAGTCGGTTTAAATGGCTCCGGTAAAACCAGTCTGTTGAATATCATTTGTGGCTATGTGTGGCCGACAAAGGGGGAGGTTAGTGTATTAGGCAATCTTTACGGAACTGTCGACTTACGTGAGGTGCGTAAATCAATCGGTTGGGTAAGCACGGCGCTAATGGCACAGCTTCACGAGCATGAAACTGCACTCCGTGTCGTCTTGAGTGGGAGAGAGGCAACCATCGGCTTGTATTCCGTTCCAGAGGAGGCGGACATAGAGAGGGCGTCGGATTTACTCGATACATTTGGATGCCGTGCATTGAAAAACAGACGTTTTGCCGCTTTATCACAAGGGGAGAGACAAAAAATACTGATTGCTCGTGCATTGATGGCTTCCCCTCGATTACTTATCCTAGACGAGCCTTGTACAGGATTGGACTTGCTTTCAAGAGAACAGCTGTTGGCTATGATTGAACAAATCGCCAAGCAGCCAAACGGGCCTACTCTTATTTATGTCACCCATCACATTGAAGAAATTTTGCCTTGTTTCACGCATACCTTGCTGCTAAAAGCGGGGGAAGTAGACCAGGCTGGAAAAACAGATGAAGTCCTAACGGCAGAACGTCTGACAAGCTTTTTCGGTGTACCTGTTCACATTCAACGCTCGCAAGGAAGATCTTGGGTAAGCTTAGGGGAAGAGGCAACTGTTTGA
- a CDS encoding SurA N-terminal domain-containing protein: MKKFNVSILAASALVLGLAIAGCTPGKETASPSTEELAKVGTVSITKDQVYEAMKKEDGKSVMSDLITKEVYKQEAIAQGITVSDQELDAKINPIKEKMGPEKFQEYLTEEEITEDELRERSRLIMLRDKMFEKAYPITEEQIKEYYEKNKEKLDGTLEQVRPKVTEKVKDKNKRSNMSKWIKEIKQKHNVQILDKAFEKVEDQEKEANKAELPASK, encoded by the coding sequence ATGAAAAAATTCAATGTATCTATACTCGCTGCCTCAGCACTTGTACTCGGTCTCGCTATAGCGGGCTGTACACCTGGAAAAGAAACTGCTTCTCCCTCTACAGAAGAACTGGCTAAAGTGGGAACTGTCTCTATTACCAAAGATCAAGTATATGAGGCTATGAAAAAAGAAGATGGGAAAAGCGTGATGTCTGATCTCATCACGAAGGAAGTGTATAAACAAGAAGCGATTGCACAGGGGATCACAGTAAGTGATCAGGAACTGGACGCAAAAATTAACCCCATCAAAGAAAAAATGGGTCCAGAGAAATTCCAGGAGTATTTGACTGAAGAAGAAATTACCGAGGATGAATTGCGTGAGAGATCACGTTTAATCATGTTAAGAGACAAGATGTTCGAGAAAGCTTACCCGATCACGGAAGAGCAAATCAAGGAATACTATGAGAAAAACAAAGAAAAGCTTGACGGCACACTGGAACAAGTACGTCCAAAGGTAACGGAGAAAGTAAAAGATAAAAACAAACGTTCCAACATGAGTAAGTGGATCAAGGAAATTAAGCAAAAGCATAATGTTCAAATTTTGGACAAAGCATTTGAAAAAGTAGAGGATCAAGAGAAAGAAGCGAACAAAGCAGAACTTCCTGCTTCAAAATAA
- a CDS encoding DUF3100 domain-containing protein, which translates to MAEARVNEYKLHFLVLVLVALTEFIGTKKISIGIGVIALFPMLYALVLGGAISWPKFKFLSEKEMNVAANILGVSFLIFIAKLGANIGPELPKLLGSGVSLIVQEMGHIVGTIAFGLPIALWLGLKREAIGATYSLDREPNLAIIVDKFGANSAEARGALGVYICGTLFGAIYMSILASILGSSGLFHPISLAMGAAVGSGSMMAAATGSLAVIFPEAQKDIAFYSGAANLMMSIVGTYVCIFFSLPVTQKLYAWLEPIIGRKGASSAAEGGRKSA; encoded by the coding sequence ATGGCAGAGGCACGCGTCAATGAGTACAAGCTGCATTTTCTCGTACTTGTTCTCGTCGCATTGACAGAATTTATCGGGACAAAGAAAATCAGTATTGGCATCGGGGTTATCGCTCTGTTTCCGATGCTCTACGCGCTCGTTTTAGGCGGGGCAATCAGTTGGCCTAAGTTTAAATTTTTGAGCGAAAAAGAAATGAACGTCGCAGCCAATATTTTGGGTGTCTCGTTTTTGATCTTTATTGCGAAGCTGGGAGCCAATATCGGTCCTGAGCTGCCTAAGCTTCTCGGTTCTGGTGTATCGTTGATCGTCCAAGAGATGGGACATATTGTAGGGACAATCGCATTTGGTCTGCCAATCGCATTGTGGCTAGGTCTGAAGCGTGAAGCAATTGGGGCGACTTATTCTCTCGACCGTGAGCCAAACTTGGCAATCATTGTTGATAAATTTGGAGCAAACTCTGCCGAAGCTCGTGGCGCACTGGGTGTATATATTTGCGGAACCTTGTTTGGTGCCATTTATATGTCGATTCTTGCAAGTATTTTAGGAAGCAGCGGGTTGTTTCACCCGATTTCTCTGGCGATGGGAGCCGCAGTTGGTTCCGGTAGCATGATGGCAGCAGCAACAGGCTCATTGGCTGTTATTTTCCCGGAAGCGCAAAAAGACATTGCCTTTTATTCCGGAGCGGCAAACTTGATGATGAGTATCGTCGGAACGTACGTATGTATCTTCTTTTCCTTGCCGGTCACACAAAAGCTGTACGCATGGCTTGAGCCTATCATTGGACGCAAAGGCGCTTCTTCTGCAGCAGAAGGGGGGAGAAAAAGCGCATGA
- a CDS encoding amidohydrolase, producing MSLETKKWADEVAEQVVSWRRYLHQHPELSFEEEKTSQFIYETLESFGNLELSRPTKTSVVARLIGSQPGKVLGIRADIDALPIHEENDVPYASGKAGVMHACGHDGHTAMLLGAAKILSQYKDQIKGEVRFFFQHAEELPPGGAAEIVRAGAADGLDSIIGIHLASYMPVGKFGVLYGALTSSTDRFDIKIQGKGGHSSQPEASVDPIVIGAQVITGLQQIVSRNVSALDKVVISVTMLNAGTAYNIIPDSMTLTGSTRCFDAEIRKNIPMWIERIVKGITEAHGASYEFTFSHGYTSVVNDKQVTKLMEDTIIERWGEEEIIYIDPLMPGEDFSEYLKKAPGCFIQLGAGNPDKGFTYPHHHPRFDFDEDAMVRGVELFVRAAQKVVME from the coding sequence GTGAGTTTGGAAACGAAGAAATGGGCGGATGAAGTAGCTGAACAGGTAGTCTCATGGCGACGATACCTCCATCAGCATCCAGAATTGTCGTTTGAAGAAGAGAAGACGTCTCAATTTATTTACGAAACGTTGGAATCTTTCGGGAATTTAGAGCTTTCGCGTCCAACCAAAACGAGTGTAGTCGCTCGACTGATCGGATCACAGCCAGGAAAAGTTCTTGGTATTCGCGCTGACATTGATGCTCTCCCCATCCATGAAGAAAATGATGTGCCATATGCATCAGGAAAAGCTGGCGTGATGCACGCGTGCGGACATGATGGTCATACAGCGATGCTGTTGGGAGCCGCAAAAATTTTGTCCCAGTACAAGGATCAAATCAAAGGTGAGGTTCGATTCTTTTTCCAGCACGCCGAGGAGCTGCCGCCGGGTGGCGCTGCTGAAATCGTAAGAGCTGGTGCAGCGGACGGACTGGATTCGATTATCGGCATTCATTTGGCATCGTACATGCCTGTCGGGAAATTCGGTGTACTGTACGGGGCACTTACTTCATCGACAGATCGATTCGATATCAAGATTCAAGGAAAAGGCGGGCACTCCTCGCAACCGGAAGCATCCGTGGACCCGATCGTCATTGGGGCACAGGTTATTACTGGCCTACAACAAATTGTATCCCGCAATGTGAGTGCGTTAGATAAAGTCGTTATTTCGGTGACCATGCTGAATGCAGGGACAGCTTATAACATCATTCCGGATTCGATGACACTGACGGGCTCCACACGCTGCTTCGATGCGGAGATTCGCAAAAATATTCCGATGTGGATTGAACGGATTGTCAAAGGAATTACGGAAGCGCATGGCGCAAGTTATGAATTCACGTTCTCACATGGCTACACATCGGTTGTCAACGACAAGCAGGTGACCAAGCTGATGGAGGATACGATCATCGAGCGTTGGGGAGAAGAAGAGATTATTTACATTGATCCTTTGATGCCAGGTGAAGATTTCTCTGAGTATTTGAAAAAAGCTCCAGGCTGTTTTATTCAATTGGGTGCTGGCAATCCGGACAAAGGCTTTACGTATCCGCATCATCATCCACGCTTTGATTTTGATGAGGATGCAATGGTACGCGGCGTGGAATTGTTTGTGCGTGCAGCTCAAAAAGTAGTCATGGAGTAG
- a CDS encoding tetratricopeptide repeat protein, with protein MEYLSFNLTSTLAGIAAVLLVMFIRLHWPFRFQYMANLFKRRLNIRLRWLEASYRKNRSRAVAMLDKSTHEIMLGNYEMAEKYIVQGINVCKERPTLFNQAMIHYLFYNLAIVYYSSERYNESLEVAFRIYQRDQGMTDSLALIACSHARLGEVESAIEAYQLIASKRSAKDWKLFCLAEIEAAKGNYERALSHLKQLMDKSASLLHLNHTVLEKRLEEWKKASTQAS; from the coding sequence GTGGAGTATTTGAGTTTTAATTTGACATCAACGCTGGCAGGGATTGCGGCTGTGCTGTTGGTTATGTTTATTCGCCTGCACTGGCCCTTCCGCTTTCAGTACATGGCCAATCTTTTCAAACGCCGTTTGAATATTCGATTGCGCTGGCTGGAGGCTTCCTATCGGAAGAACCGTTCCCGTGCTGTCGCTATGCTGGATAAATCAACCCATGAGATCATGCTTGGCAATTATGAAATGGCCGAAAAATATATCGTTCAAGGAATCAACGTCTGCAAAGAACGACCCACGTTATTCAATCAAGCGATGATTCACTACTTGTTTTACAACTTGGCGATCGTTTACTATTCATCCGAACGATACAACGAATCATTGGAAGTGGCGTTTCGTATTTACCAGCGCGATCAGGGAATGACTGATTCCTTAGCTCTTATTGCCTGCTCACACGCCCGCCTGGGTGAAGTCGAGAGTGCAATAGAAGCTTACCAGCTAATTGCAAGCAAACGATCGGCAAAAGACTGGAAGCTCTTCTGCTTGGCAGAGATTGAAGCTGCCAAAGGAAATTACGAGCGGGCCCTTTCCCATCTCAAGCAGTTGATGGACAAATCAGCCAGTCTTTTGCATCTGAATCACACCGTACTGGAAAAACGCTTGGAAGAGTGGAAAAAAGCCTCTACACAAGCCAGCTAA
- a CDS encoding MBL fold metallo-hydrolase encodes MNNVIAPITDSTWAIITYEEAWNSYVNSYVIKQGNAFVLIDSHQRKQRSFFQQALEEIGVKPERTEYVYFTHRHADHIGNADMFPSRNNWIHLDDYYELDDFSQTLFGHTFTGSGGDLPSLRFRQLSFHTEGSVAFFDPQSKICFVGDHLCFENTELGQIVGGEVDCRKAYQEHLQQWVAREPERAVEFTEGLEILQDWPIEYLATGHGPILQGDIKVFLQELIAIARP; translated from the coding sequence ATGAACAATGTGATTGCACCAATCACAGACTCCACCTGGGCGATCATCACCTATGAGGAAGCGTGGAATAGCTACGTGAACAGCTATGTGATCAAACAAGGGAATGCCTTTGTATTGATTGATTCTCACCAGCGCAAGCAACGTTCATTTTTTCAACAGGCGTTGGAAGAGATCGGGGTCAAGCCGGAGCGAACGGAATATGTCTACTTCACTCATCGACATGCTGATCATATTGGAAATGCCGATATGTTCCCTTCTCGAAACAATTGGATTCACCTCGACGATTATTACGAACTGGACGATTTTTCACAGACGCTATTCGGCCATACGTTTACAGGTAGTGGGGGAGATCTGCCTTCCCTGCGTTTCCGACAGCTTTCTTTTCATACAGAAGGCTCCGTTGCCTTCTTTGATCCCCAGTCGAAAATATGCTTTGTTGGTGATCATTTGTGCTTTGAAAACACAGAACTCGGCCAAATCGTTGGCGGAGAAGTGGATTGTCGGAAAGCTTATCAAGAACACTTGCAGCAATGGGTAGCCCGTGAACCAGAGCGTGCGGTGGAGTTTACGGAGGGCTTGGAGATTTTGCAGGATTGGCCCATTGAGTATTTAGCCACTGGTCATGGTCCCATTCTTCAAGGCGATATCAAGGTGTTCCTGCAAGAGTTGATTGCGATTGCTCGTCCGTAA
- a CDS encoding beta-propeller domain-containing protein encodes MKRTFAGLLASVLVVTAIPFLFTTGTVVAPTVQAAASTEELPVVGSYAELKKLIQSSNVDSYHYGTMETSNALPAAAPSTANKAADTSGGAVRGDFSTTNTQVQGVDEADIVKSDGTYLYQSTQNEVRIIKANPATEMKVASRISYDNGKFVPQEMYVDDHRLIVIGQADETISYPPGPASKRGIPRYQGMQSVKTMIYDITDKKQPRLIRQLELEGQYMSSRKIGGSLYVTANHYMDTYRIMQEKAEVPGPAYKDSAHHNQYQTIPYNEIRYFPDHFRPEYLIVAGVNLEDSKQKMSLHTYLGAGENIYASTKNLYVAVTQNNAQPVAVKQKGVTTPLIAPPVELDTTIYRFAMNKGDIHYTGKGSVPGLILNQFSMDENDGYFRIATTSGNMWRDDEHTSKNNLYVLDNKLEVFGKLEGIAPGERIYSVRFMGDRAYMVTFKKVDPLFVLDLKKPSAPSVLGALKIPGYSDYLHPYDENHIIGFGKEAESDKDWAYYQGMKIALFDVSDVTKPKEKFKTVIGDRGTDSELLHNHKALLFSKEKNLLAFPVSVHERTAEQKAKNDMREYGHFTFQGAYVYQLDLQKGFQLTDQITHLTKEDVAKAGEGWYDSTSNIKRILTIGNTLYTVSDDYVKTQQLSAPKKENILPLTK; translated from the coding sequence ATGAAACGAACTTTTGCCGGGCTTCTCGCCTCCGTGCTGGTGGTGACCGCTATACCCTTCCTGTTCACGACGGGTACAGTAGTGGCACCAACCGTTCAAGCCGCAGCATCTACAGAAGAGTTGCCAGTAGTCGGTTCCTATGCGGAGCTGAAAAAGCTCATCCAATCATCAAACGTGGACAGCTACCATTACGGCACCATGGAAACCAGTAACGCTTTACCAGCAGCCGCACCTAGCACGGCCAACAAAGCAGCGGACACTTCCGGCGGCGCTGTGCGCGGTGATTTTTCCACAACGAATACCCAAGTGCAGGGCGTCGATGAAGCAGATATCGTCAAATCAGACGGAACTTATCTTTATCAATCCACGCAAAATGAAGTGCGCATCATCAAAGCGAATCCTGCCACCGAGATGAAGGTCGCAAGCCGTATCAGCTACGACAATGGAAAATTCGTACCGCAAGAAATGTACGTAGACGATCATAGACTCATCGTAATCGGTCAAGCGGATGAGACCATCTCCTATCCTCCTGGTCCTGCTTCCAAAAGAGGCATTCCCCGTTACCAAGGCATGCAGTCCGTGAAAACCATGATCTACGACATTACGGACAAAAAACAGCCTCGGCTCATTCGTCAACTGGAGCTGGAAGGTCAGTACATGTCGTCCCGCAAAATCGGTGGGAGCTTGTACGTGACAGCCAACCATTACATGGACACGTATCGAATTATGCAAGAGAAAGCAGAAGTGCCAGGCCCAGCGTATAAAGACAGCGCCCATCATAACCAATACCAAACCATTCCCTACAACGAGATTCGTTACTTCCCGGATCACTTTCGTCCAGAGTATTTGATCGTTGCTGGTGTGAATCTGGAAGATTCGAAACAAAAGATGTCACTGCATACGTATCTTGGTGCTGGCGAGAACATCTATGCATCCACCAAAAATCTGTATGTAGCCGTCACCCAGAACAATGCCCAGCCAGTAGCCGTTAAACAAAAAGGAGTGACAACTCCTCTGATTGCCCCTCCCGTTGAGTTAGATACAACCATTTATCGTTTTGCTATGAACAAGGGAGACATTCACTACACGGGGAAAGGGTCGGTGCCTGGTCTCATTCTGAACCAGTTTTCCATGGATGAAAACGACGGTTATTTCCGCATTGCCACCACGAGCGGAAACATGTGGCGAGACGATGAGCATACGTCGAAAAACAACTTGTATGTACTGGACAACAAACTCGAGGTATTCGGCAAGCTAGAAGGCATCGCTCCAGGAGAACGCATTTACTCTGTCCGTTTCATGGGTGATCGTGCCTACATGGTCACCTTCAAAAAAGTCGACCCGCTGTTCGTTCTCGATCTGAAGAAGCCTTCTGCGCCAAGCGTACTGGGTGCCCTCAAAATTCCAGGTTACAGCGACTATTTACACCCGTATGATGAAAACCATATCATCGGTTTTGGTAAAGAAGCAGAATCAGATAAAGACTGGGCGTACTACCAAGGGATGAAAATCGCTCTCTTTGACGTCAGTGATGTAACGAAACCGAAGGAAAAGTTCAAGACTGTTATCGGGGACAGAGGAACAGACTCCGAGCTGTTGCATAATCACAAGGCTCTGCTGTTCTCCAAAGAAAAAAATCTGCTAGCCTTCCCTGTATCCGTCCATGAACGAACGGCTGAACAAAAAGCCAAAAACGATATGCGCGAGTACGGCCACTTTACTTTCCAGGGTGCCTATGTTTATCAGCTCGATTTGCAAAAAGGTTTTCAACTGACCGATCAGATCACCCATCTGACCAAGGAAGATGTCGCCAAAGCAGGCGAAGGCTGGTACGACAGCACCAGCAACATTAAACGGATACTCACGATTGGCAACACGCTCTATACCGTTTCCGATGATTACGTCAAAACGCAGCAGCTCTCTGCCCCCAAAAAAGAGAATATCTTGCCATTGACGAAATAG